In Xiphias gladius isolate SHS-SW01 ecotype Sanya breed wild chromosome 16, ASM1685928v1, whole genome shotgun sequence, a genomic segment contains:
- the jagn1a gene encoding LOW QUALITY PROTEIN: protein jagunal homolog 1-A (The sequence of the model RefSeq protein was modified relative to this genomic sequence to represent the inferred CDS: inserted 1 base in 1 codon; substituted 1 base at 1 genomic stop codon), producing the protein MTSRLGPRAAGTNGSEFKHRERLAPHYQMSASLKSEVRKLNLVHLLIWLLVAAQVTVSHFNLVSHDTVSMPYQWEYPYLLSLLPLLCSSLSLPKNNISYLVISMISAGLFTVAPLIYGXNGDVSCSAAALPPWKGVPLHFWLLCGDCYVPHHGGCRSSARLAVILHEKAVGLMVQCHXGEEEEIME; encoded by the exons ATGACATCACGCTTAGGTCCTAGAGCTGCTGGTACCAATGGAAGTGAatttaaacacagagaaaggCTGGCCCCACACTACCAAATGAG tgctTCCCTGAAGTCAGAGGTGCGGAAGTTAAACTTGGTCCACCTTCTGATCTGGCTGCTGGTTGCTGCACAGGTGACTGTCAGCCACTTCAACCTGGTGTCACATGACACAGTGTCCATGCCGTACCAGTGGGAGTACCCCTACCTGCTcagcctcctccctctgctctgcagcAGTCTGTCACTTCCAAAGAACAATATCAGTTACCTGGTCATATCCATGATCAGTGCGGGGCTGTTCACTGTGGCACCTCTTATTTATG GGAATGGAGATGTTTCCTGTAGCGCAGCAGCTCTACCGCCATGGAAAGGCGTACCGCTTCATTTTTGGCTTCTCTGCGGTGACTGTTATGTACCTCATCATGGTGGTTGCCGTTCAAGTGCACGCCTGGCAGTTATATTACATGAAAAAGCTGTTGGACTCATGGTTCAGTGCCactgaggagaagaagaagaaataatggAGTGA